In one Juglans regia cultivar Chandler chromosome 11, Walnut 2.0, whole genome shotgun sequence genomic region, the following are encoded:
- the LOC109014893 gene encoding L-type lectin-domain containing receptor kinase IX.1-like → MAYLRSMLNQDISVFDTESSTGKVIVAITSDIIIVQDAISEKFNWIVFLKYSIIIYYFIITMFRLFFFLLLLPTAHTVYFQITRFEPSADNILYLGDAAPSVGVIELINRYTYVCRVGRAIYSERVPLWDSDTGILTNFSTHFSFVIDTQGRAEYGHGLAFFLAPVGFEVPLNSAGGFLGLFNTTTSDSSQNQIVLVEFDSYVNPQWDPPFEHVGINNNSIASTKYTSWNASSHSGDTADVWVTYDASTKNLSVSWKYETTSNAQENTSLSFEIDLMQVLPEWVRVGFSAGTSQFGERNKIQSWEFSSSLERKERGGKNANKKSLVVGLTVSAGVLIAVAIVTCIILFAWKVKKKEEESNETVNLTSINEDLERGAGPRRFSHQYLALATNNFSDDKKLGQGGFGAVYKGYFIDLDIAVAVKKISRGSKQGRKEYVTEVKIISRIRHRNLVQLIGWCHEKGEFLLVYEFMPNGSLDVHLFGKRSPLTWAVRYKIASGLASALLYLHEEWEQCVVHRDIKSSNVMLDSSFNVKLGDFGLARLMDHELGPQTTGLAGTLGYMAPEYIATGRANKESDVYSYGVVALEIATGRKSTDPPEKDSAMGLLEWVWNLYGSGRLRMAIDERLHMDFEEKEIECLMIVGLWCGHPDRSLRPSIRQAIHVLNFEAAMPNLPLKMPVPSYHVPTPSVSSGEPFISTSLDDGR, encoded by the coding sequence CCATGTTtcgtctcttcttcttccttctactTCTTCCCACCGCTCACACAGTTTATTTCCAAATAACTCGCTTTGAACCCAGTGCAGACAACATACTATACTTGGGAGATGCAGCACCTTCTGTTGGAGTCATTGAGTTGATCAACCGATATACTTATGTATGCCGAGTCGGCCGAGCTATCTATTCTGAGAGGGTGCCTCTATGGGACTCTGATACAGGCATACTCACTAACTTTAGCACACATTTCTCCTTTGTTATCGACACCCAAGGTCGTGCTGAATATGGCCATGGTTTAGCCTTCTTCTTGGCTCCTGTCGGGTTCGAAGTCCCTCTAAATTCAGCTGGTGGGTTTTTAGGCTTATTCAACACAACAACCAGCGATTCTTCTCAGAACCAAATTGTTCTTGTCGAATTCGACTCGTACGTGAACCCGCAATGGGATCCTCCATTTGAGCATGTGGGGATTAATAACAACTCAATTGCTTCCACAAAATACACTTCTTGGAATGCCAGCTCACACAGCGGAGATACCGCTGATGTATGGGTCACTTACGATGCTTCTACGAAGAACTTGAGCGTCTCTTGGAAATATGAAACAACGTCTAATGCTCAAGAGAATACGAgtctttcttttgaaattgatcTCATGCAGGTTCTTCCAGAGTGGGTCAGAGTTGGATTTTCAGCTGGTACAAGTCAATTTGGAGAGCGCAATAAAATTCAGTCATGGGAATTCAGTTCAAGtttggaaagaaaggaaagaggGGGGAAGAATGCAAACAAGAAGAGTTTAGTGGTTGGTCTAACAGTTTCAGCTGGTGTTCTGATAGCTGTAGCAATTGTCACATGTATAATACTGTTTGCATGGAaggtaaagaaaaaggaagaagaatcaAATGAGACTGTGAACTTGACATCAATTAATGAAGACCTTGAGAGAGGAGCAGGACCAAGGAGATTTTCTCACCAATATCTTGCTTTAGCCACCAACAATTTTTCAGATGACAAGAAATTGGGACAAGGAGGGTTTGGTGCCGTCTACAAGGGGTACTTCATTGATTTGGATATAGCAGTTGCCGTGAAGAAAATCTCAAGGGGGTCTAAACAGGGAAGAAAGGAATACGTAACTGAGGTGAAAATTATTAGCAGGATTAGACACAGGAATCTGGTTCAACTCATAGGATGGTGCCATGAAAAAGGTGAGTTCCTACTTGTTTACGAGTTTATGCCAAATGGTAGCCTTGATGTGCACTTGTTTGGCAAGAGGAGTCCTTTAACTTGGGCAGTGAGATACAAGATAGCTTCTGGGTTGGCATCTGCGCTACTTTATCTCCATGAAGAATGGGAGCAATGTGTCGTTCATCGAGACATCAAATCGAGCAATGTCATGCTTGATTCTAGTTTTAATGTGAAGCTTGGAGACTTTGGATTGGCTCGGCTCATGGACCACGAGCTAGGTCCTCAGACAACTGGATTGGCTGGAACGTTGGGCTATATGGCTCCAGAATACATAGCCACTGGTAGGGCTAATAAAGAGTCAGATGTATACAGTTATGGTGTTGTTGCATTAGAAATTGCTACCGGAAGAAAGTCAACGGACCCTCCAGAAAAGGATTCTGCAATGGGATTGCTAGAGTGGGTTTGGAATCTTTATGGGAGTGGAAGGCTTCGTATGGCGATTGATGAGAGATTGCATATGGATTTCGAGGAGAAGGAGATTGAGTGTTTGATGATTGTCGGGCTGTGGTGTGGTCATCCTGATCGAAGTCTTAGGCCGTCAATAAGGCAAGCAATTCATGTTCTTAATTTTGAGGCTGCAATGCCAAATCTTCCTTTGAAGATGCCTGTTCCTTCGTATCATGTACCGACACCATCAGTTAGCTCTGGTGAGCCTTTTATAAGTACTAGTCTAGACGACGGTCGTTGA